AGAGCATAAATCAATAATCAGATGGTACATGTGTTGAAAAATGTCTCGTAGATTGAATTTCTTTTTCCCAAATATAAGAAGCATTTCACAAGTTCATGTCTCTTAATGAACATCACCTTCACCAAAGCACTTAGTTGTAATCTAAACCATTTGCACACCACATCCAAAAAGTCAAATACCACATAAGCCTTTATTTCTTCACATTCCAACTTTGGACATTTATGAAAATGttcagaaaatcaacaaagccagtgCTGGATCATTAAAAAAGGAATCAGCTTTTACAAGATTACCCCAACTTGCGAAATGGAGATGCCTTTATGTGCGAACATTAATAGTTAAActgaggggaagagaaagaaggaaTAAGTTTGAGAAATACATAAACAAATTTGCAATTATATTTAAAATTGATGCCCATTCTGCAGATGATAAACATCAGTATACATTCTCTGCAAAGTATAGAACTTGCCACTATACAAGCAATGCGTTTTTAGGAGTTGTACCAGATATATTCCACATATATAAATGCATAGGACCACTGACAAATGAATGTTCATGTTAGACGTTCTCAATGAAGCCATCAAATTGTAATTGGTGCACAGAATGCCTACTGATTCACTGAAGGAAAACACAGCATATTCCAAACTATATATGCAAAGTGGTCAGCACAACGTTGAAAGGTAGCAGACCAGTATCCTTCTAGCAATGTCAATACGGCAATGAGCAGGCAAAGTAAATCAGACACAAGCAATTTGGACAAGTCAAATAATGAGTTACTCTTGCCATTTTATGTATGCAGTTTAAAGATCGTACATCAGCAGAACAAGACACTGGAGTTTCATGTAAATATTATGTACAACTTCTCTGTTGAAAATTGAATAAAGTAAATTGAGAATAAACTACAAGGACAAGCCAGACAAAAATTCACTCATTCTCTTTTGATAACAGGAAGATGAATTCAGTCTAATACacacccttttaaaaaaaagtcactggGAGGGAAAGTAGCCAGTGTTCTCCCACAGTTAAATCAAATCTAATCTAACCATCAATGGATCTTCTCCTTTGAAATCACCAACTCTTTTCCAGGAATTGTAAGAGCAGTGTAAGTGGAGGTAAAAGCAAAATAGCCTTTGTACTCCTTAGGGAGAACTCTAAGCATTGTAaggtttgggggaaaaaaaacacaaccaGTTTTGGCAAACAGGAACTTCAAAAGGGGAAAAATTGAAATTATTTGTGGAGAATTTCacttcccctcccctgccccagttGCTAGTTGATTTTCTCAACCCAATAAAAAagttttcaaataaaatatcACTGCCACAGGCTACTCATTGAAGAAACTCTTATATGAAACATTACCTCATCATTTCAAAAGCAACTTAAATTGCAAGTATAAATGATCAATGAGGAAATCAGACGGATTTCTGTGGCCCTCCCATCTATTTGAGTCAATATTGGACAACTTCGTTCCCACCAGGCCATCAGATGCACTACAATGTCCTTCACTATTTCACACCAATCGcttagaaaaacaaaaaaaagacagCCAGCAAATGTGTCATTTGTCTGGcctaatttttttgaaaaaagcaaCACAAAGCTTTACATCTAAACCTACAGGAGCTATTTCCTTTATTTATCACGGAATGCATTTTATTGACAGAAAGCTGCAGAAGATAATGGTGTATGTACAACTTGTTCTTTTACATCATGGTTCAGTTCAAAACTTTGCCTACTGATCTCACCAAATAGATGTAAATGCAAAATTCATCAGTCTGCAAAATACAACGGCGATCTTTAAATGCAACTGCGCCAATACAAAGACGCTTAATATGTTGCATCTGCAGATATCCTGGTCACACAAAGAACAATGCAGTTCTTACAATAGTTCTTACAAGTAGTTTATGGGGACTTTTCACATTAGCCCACTGAGCAGACCTTGGGTTTAGATTTGAAGAGCTAAATTTGGCTCAAGGGTCGACCAGCAGGAGCTCAGAGCAAGATTACCATTAGACATTACTGCTAAGTAAATTAAAATATCCTGCTACTATTGAGACCCAGTTTACGTGGGAGCTGAATCTATGCTCTTGTGAATTGTGACCAATTAACTTCTAAATCCCTCCCTGCTGCTCCAAGCATTAAATAAACTCCACTGGTACATCGTGGGACTGGAACCCCAAAATTGAAAGCCACAGGGATGCAAAATCCCAAGCGGTACTGGGACCTTTTAGGATGCTCAGTAGACTAATGAGAGTCCTTTCTCACTATACAATGTAGTGTTGCATACGTTtcagatctcctctcaacatCATTTGCAAAAACACATCAAAAATTCAAACAATACGCATTgttcttttttttcttaaaaaatggCGTCACACTTTTactgattcattttgtatcttttACAAAAAACTTACGGATATGATACAGTAGGATTATTGAGTTATGGGTCATTAACAAGACTGTACAGCATTTCCCAGTACAGGGCACTGTGTCTACCCagcacatatttgcttacaaatACATTTCAAAATGCTAGTTACACTAAATTTCTACTAGCACTGCATGCTGGTATGAATACAATGAACTTTTTCCCAGTGCCAGAGAGGAATACATTTGCagcttgactttttttttaaaaaaacacatcgTTACAAGAATTCATTCAATCTTTGAATGGGTTTAGTTATGGTTTTTTGTATACTTTTACAAACCAACAACCACAagtaacaaatttttttttaaagtattaatGCAGAAATGTTACCAAGTGGGTCAGCATTAAAAGGTTGGTACTGGCCAAATCCTAGAGCAAGAAGCGTATCTACTGGCAGCCTGTAGTGGTCAAAATAAGAGTTCCTCACAGTACTCCGAACAGATTCACCGCTGTTGCAGCATCAATGTGAATAGTGTGGGTACTAGCAGAACAATTAGGTAACTAGCACATAAGTGAGCACTATAAACAGTTGAATGTCAAGCCTCGGGTTGTACATTAGTACAAGTTCAAATTGAACACAAGTGAAACAACTTAACCTGCAGTATGCTGTGTATATATACATAGATCGGAGAGAATGGCAGCTCTCAAAGATTCAAAAAAAACATACCGTACCCAGAACAAAAGGGTCAACATGCACATTAAGAACTGAGCTTTCAACTGATTTGTACCCTAGTTCCTACTATTTCACTGTGTCTAAAGGCAGCTGACAATAACACCCAAGTGCACAAATACTATAATTTACATCACTTAGAAAGAACTGCCCAACCTAGGTTTAGCTCTGATTGCATCATTTCCATATGCAAGGTTAGTAATCTGCAGTTACAGATTTGTCGCGACAGAGTCAGAGCTTCCATCCACTCAGCATTCAGGGTGCCAAAACTTAAAATGATTGCATTGTAACAAAGGAATATGGCTACATTAGCTTCTAATATGCATCTGTGCATAGGCTTTATGCTTGCCTAGTGTATGAGGAAGCTAACAGTTTCATGGATCTACTCAAAACATCCACTTCTGCTAGGTCTACACTATCAGTGGTGTACTTACAATTTCCACTGGACAACTAAACATTTTCATCGGATTCCAAATAATCTGGGTCAAAAAGTCAGCTGCAAACACTTGTTAGTTTTAGGCCATCAGAAGCTCAGACAGCCTCCATATTAAATAGCTGTGCTAAAGGCAAGCCTATAAGCTACAGCCTTAGTTTAAAATTTAGGGTTATCCCAAGACTAGTTTAACTTTCCTTGATCCCATTGGTCTGTCACTGAGGTCAACAACAGCTGACATTGCTTCATCGCAGGACTCAAAAGCAACCATTGCTTCACCTGTTGGCATGCCTTGTTCATTGAACTGCAGGCACACAGAGTCGGGAATCACACGATAGCCATAAAAGAAATCCAAAATTTCATCCACAGATACTTTGAAGGGCAAATTCTGAACTTTAACCACTGTCGGGCTGTTGGTATTTAAAGGACCACCTCCAAAGTTTGGCTCAACCCCAGGTCCTGGGAAACTACCTACACTGCTGCCTCCAAAAACAGGTCCTCCCAATGGACCATCGCCAATACTACCACTGACCCCAGATCCAGGACCAGGTCCGGGTCCAAACATATTACTTGATCCACCAAAGCTACTAACGGGGTTGAATGGTGGTACAGGGCCATTAAGATTACCTGAACTGCCACCCGGAAAAGAAATGCTGTCTCCTCCAACACATGGGAGGAAAGGAGGATCAAGACTCCCTTGGTTTGGATTCTTTTGACCTTTGGCTTGAAATGGCGGATTTGACTCCATGTCTTGCTTTTGCTCAAGAGTGACTAGTTGGAGAAATGCATTGCGTCCATTTAATTTCTTCCGATGCAGTCGCTCAGCCTTCTGTGCCTCTTCTTCAGTTAGGAACTGCACCAGTGCTTGCCCCAGCCCTTGACCATTACAGTCAACAAGAATCTGGACACCATTTTCTGCTAGTCCAATACCTTCCAAAAACTGGAACACGTCGCTTTTGGTTACATTATAAGGAATATTCCATATGTGACCACAAAGTTTTGGTGAAACACTTGCTTCCTCAGTTTTCACTGTTATTTCTCTCTTCTGTTCATTTTGCACAAAGTTGTGTGTTCTTTTCTGAATAATTTCTAGCTTTTCTAACATTGCTTTTTTAGTTATTGGATGAACCTGGATGAAGCGACTGCCCATGTACTGCTTGTGACGACATAACGCTGCTTGGTAATCAGTGGCAGTTTTAAATTCCACAAACCCTTCAcctgttgctcttccatttggtcCATAGGCTATGTAGATGCTATCCTCTATGAGCTCCAGCTTACTGAAGAATTCCATGATGTGCTTGTTTTCAGCTTCATATGGTAAACCTTTCAAATAGACGCAGAACTCCTTCTCATGAGGAGAACGTGATCGTGACCGTTCACGTCTGCTTGGAGATTCAGACCTAGGTGTGTGAAATGGAGGTAGGTTCTGTCCATAATGCCCAATGGTCGGTGGGGGGCCCATGCTTTTGGGTGCATTAAAGCCAGCCATAGTATTCATCCATTGTCGCTCTGTTGCAGGAAACACGTTGGCAAATCTCTGGCCCATCATCATTTTTCCATGTCGTTTCAGAGCTTCAAAAGTGTCCGAGGGGCCAAAAAACTTTACCATCGCATCTCTGTTATTGCGCCCCAAATGATCTTTCATCAtgtgcactgcatcaactcgaaGTCCATGAAAAAAATCCCTTACATCTGATTCCATTGCAGAGTACGGCATCCCATAAACATGGACATACAGATCATCTAGATTAATTGGTGGTGGTCCTTTATTCATTGAACTATGGGAATTCATGGGGTGCATGGGGTTCAACGAACCCATGGGGCCCATATACATAGAACTTATGCTACTACTCATGCCCAATGCAGACCCAGAGCCATTCATTCCACTGGGTCCAGAGCTTCCTAGAGGAAGCGTGCTACCTGCATTCATAGGCATGGGTGGCAAGCTTGGCATAGGAGGTATAGGTGGCATTGGGGGAATAGGAGCAAGAGGTGCTATAGGAGGAAGGGGAGGCACTGGTGGCAATGTTGGCAAAATACCAATTGGAGGAATTGAAGGCATGGGCGGCAGTGATGGCATTGTAGGTAAAGGAGGAAGTGGTGGTAGCGGTGGTACTGAGTTTATTGTATTCAACGGTGGCATAGTGCTGGCCATTGTCGAACCCATGCTAAACCCAGGGCTGCTAAAAGTGGGATTGAGGCTCGAGGGCGTGCTTCCCATGCTGGCAGCAGAAAAGGTGGGCACATTTTTATTACCCATGCCTTCGTGTAATGAGGAAGCTGTAGTAACCATAGCGGGAGTGTTTAGGTTAGGCATAGTAGTAGGCAAATTACCCCTGCCACTCATACCAGTATTACTAGGTGGCCCTGGCCTGCTTGAGCCCACTGGTGGCATATCCACATTACCAGTTTCAAAACGCCTACGACTGAGCTCAATCATATTTTGCATTTCAGTTTTACTACTCAGTAGGAGTGATACTTTGGATCCTTTAATTGTACCCCCACCACGCATCATACCAAGCCGTGCATcttcatctgtggagaaaacgATGAAAGCCTCACCAAGTTCACCACCTACAATATGCACGCCACCATCAGGAATGGTTAATCCAGAGAAGAAATGGCGGATATCCATGGTCCCCGCCACAATGGGGAGACCCTGCAAGCGGATGACCACGGCCATGCTGAGCCCAATCAAAAACAACCACCTGCAGACGAAAAAGGCACGAGCTACGTCAGACGTGTTAGAACAAAACCAGCCTAACCAGAAATGTAAAAAGTACTTAGCATACAATATAAGCCATCACAGAAAAACCTTCTAATTCTTTGCATAGAGGACCAGTTTTAGGACAGGTTTTAACAGACATTGCATTAATTTGAGTCTAACTTGCATAAATGCGATATCCAAAACTTAATTACATAGCAATTTAATTAAGAAACCACAACAGTAATGCATGTCTCTTTactacaacttacatttatatagcgcctttaacataataaaaacatCCTATGGCGCTTCAcgagagtgttatcagacaaaatttgacaccgagccacataaggagacagtcGGTCAGGTGACAAAGATAGATCAAacaggtacgttttaaggagcatcttaaaaggaggaggcgcagagaggtttagggagggaattccagagcttaggacctaggctgccaacagtggagcgatgaaaatcagggatgtgcaagaggccagaattggaggaacacagatctcagagggttgtaaagctggaggaggttaccgtgatagggaagggcgaggccatgtagggatttgaacacaaggataataattttttttaaaaatagtgttgtcggaccaggagccaatgtagatcagtgagcacacgggtgattggtgaacaggacttagtgcgagctaggatacgggcagcagagttttggatgagctcaagtttacagagtgtGGAAGGTGGTAGGCCAGGctgcagagcattggaataatcaaatcgagaggtaacaaaggcatgaatgagggtttcagctgcagatgagctgaggcagggatggagatgggcaatattacagaggtaAAAGTAGGCAGTTTTGTTGATGATGGGGATACGGGGTCAAATAGAACACCGAGATTGTGAACAGTCcagttcagccttagacagtggccaaggagggggatggagttggtggcaggGATCGAAGactatggcttcagtcttcccaatatttaattggatgaaatttctgctcatccaaaactggatgtcggacaagtggCATGACAAatcaggcagtggaggggtcgagttgggtgtcatcagcgtgcaTGTGGAATCTGAGTAAGTGTTTTTGGATGATATTTGTTTTAATGTCAAACTTCCTTACAGGACGTCTAAGGTAAGCCAATATGCAACATTTAATTTGAATGCAAAAGCAAGCAGTTTGAGAACAGTAAACAACTCAGATTTCAAATCATTCTCTCAGCTTGTAAAGAATACtgtattttgaattatttttcagacATACAAGACAACTACAGTAAACAAACTCTTGTATTAAGTTTAGTTGATATACGAATCTCGTGGTATTTTCTTTCTATGCTCACTCTGTGCTAATAGCCAATTATGCTATTTTTAAAGATAGGATGATCATACCAGTGGTTCTGCAAACCCAATGCATTCGAATAACAATGTTGCAGAGGAATGAAATTAaaattcaacatgccaatcaaacACTTCAAACAGAATTTGCAGCCTAAAGCAGTCTTAAGTCAAATGCCTTTGcgagttttgttttaaaaacaataCCAACTTCAGACACAAAATAACAAAAAATAAGAATCGGAACTACTATATTTAAACCAAAATAGTCTACGCTAACCCAAAAGCTAATGCCTTTTTACTAAATAccaattaaatattgtaaatctcAATGTTTCAGCTCAAAATTTGGTAGCAACTAACATGGAGCCTATATAAATCTTAAAATTCTATATCTAAAACAACCTTTACGGAAGAGAATCTTACCTGTGACCAAAACAGAGGCGTTTCCCTTAAGCAGCTGAGGACACCAGCCAATCCTGTTGTCAACCAATTTAAACCAACTTTACAGACTGCAGAAAGAATAAACGGGATGACAAATCAATGTCTGCAATACGCAATGCAATCAGGCTGTTGTCGTGTACACGAATGTCACCACGCAAGACCGCATCTTGCGGAATCAGTGCAAACTGAACATTTCAGAATTCCTCACAACTTCCCACATTATACAGCATTAACTATCACTTTTGACCATCTCCTCCTGCTAAATTTAAAAAAGGATGCTACAGAATCAAGACCTTAATCACAAGCCTCCAGAACTAATTGTTGTGCTAAGGAAAAGCATGGAAAAGCACAGAAAAGGAAGGAGGGGGAAGAATATTCAGCCAAAATGTAATGCCTAAGGTTCTTGCTAAGTGAAACTTTTGAAAGATGTTTTCCCtaaccaattttctctcctcctgaaGGAGTTCACTCTTTGCTGGGATACAGCTCCAGTCATGCCTGGggccctccagtatctcactcaAGTAGCCACGCCAGCGTAAGCCTTGACAGCGAGTGTTGGCATGCTATTCAACCTTGCAGTCACAGCCGAGCTCAAACCCGCAACGGCCTGATGCCCACACGTACAATTCCCAACGGAGATCGCTGGATAGCAGGCAGGTGCTGAAACCCAGGAAGGATTGCTGTTCGCTAAGTCAATGCCAATTATAATGCCCCTACAGCTGCACTAgccgagatcagctgactcaccaaagatcagggatcaaatctgggactgTCCTGTCTGTACGGTTCAGCTAAGTCtcgcttttttttttggggggggggggggggggggggggaggggaggagagagaaagaacaggatGACAACACACATTTCCAAGTGAATCATGCCTGATGGCCGACTGTGTCTTCCAATTTGAAGCAGTGAGACTAGGCACTTTAACGTGGCAGGAGGCCACAAGTAATGTTGAGATTTAGCCGTGCCTTAAAAGTGTTACAACTGTACTCATATGTTCATGAAGATGTTAAATTGGAAGACATCTGCCTTCATTGTACAGGACAATTGGAAATAAGGGGAAATGACAGCTGTGTTTTACCAAAGAAAAACTCAGGCTTTCTACAATGTCTGGCTGTTACTTATTTACAAACATCTCTGGTGTACCTGATACCCGCCATCTGCGACACTTCAGAAATTTGTTACTATGCCATGAAAATAATGAAATTTGAAACCTACACAAATTACTCCAAGTTGAAGAGGTTATGAGAATTTACTCAATCTTCACGTATAATATGTactacccaccccccccaaaaaagtgcGCATTCTAAACAGATATTAACCTGTACCTAAAATACTATTTTCCCCCCTAAAAGTCACAGCCCAAGGCAGGAAGAGTGTGTGCACTATACACTGCAATATTCTTCAGATCTACAATGACGACTTACACCCACATCATTACATAAGTTACTATTTTTCCACAGGTCACAAAGGCATTATTCTAAAGCATTTTGTTCAGTGATAAAGGCAAGTATTTAGCTTAATTATACCAATCATTTGGAGCTTATCAACAGCAACTTTTAGAATGGTGCAATAAACACAATCGACTTGAGAATTCCTGCTCCACACTTATTTCACTGCAGCTGTAGCACAGATTGTACTTTTCCTATGAACAAGAAACTAACCAAACGATCAAAAATGTTTACCTAAAGCATTAAAATTCTGTCAAGAATGCAAAACTGTGAAATAGGGAACGAACAGCTGGCTGTGATGACAATGCAGTAACCTTGCCAAAGGATCAgacgggtttatatatagagcagGCGCGGAGGAGTGACAACAAAAGGCAATAATCTCATTAAGGGATTGAGCCGTAACTGTGAATCTTGAATTACAGCCATCATCTGAACCCAGAGATTAGACTACAGCCGTGGTATTTTGAAAAATATCTTATCGCAGAGCTCGTGGTTGACGGGAAATGTTCCACTTTGGGTAGTTTTATTGCCAATAGCTGGCAATTCAATGTCACCAATGGGCTTGTAGATCTGCAGTGAAGATTAACAATTGTGACAACAGGGTGAGTTTGAGTGATAATCAACAATTGAGAAATAAACTGCCAGACTACAACATTCAGTTGTAAATTTGAACCCTACCAACTTGTTAAAATGATTTGAACATGGGATGAAGTGGACAAATGTAATAAAGTAATTCTttttagaacaatttttaaagcTACCCATTTAGGTAGCTTAAAATGCATTTAACAATAATTAGCATGGACAGTCATTATTTGAAACAGGAAGCAAAAGAgccaaatttaaaattataaagcagGTGCCATACATGGTGTATGACTCAGTTAAGATAACAACGATGATCAGATGAGATATTTAGATTCCATCTCAGTGCTTTACTTCTTCAGTCAGATGTAACAATGGAGGATGGCGTAACAATCACAGCTGGCCGATTAATGTAACCAGAAATATACATAAGACTCAGTTACACATAGGTGCTTGTTGGGGATCATACGAAGGATGCAGATGAGGCTTTCTACTTGTGACAGCACACAGTGCAGTTAACATGCCCTAGCAAGAGATTCCCTTTAGCTCCATTGGTCCAGGCCCACACTCTCTCCCAATGATTGGCTGTAGAAATGTATTCAATGCAACCTAGTGGGTCAGGTTTTACTTCAAAGATTATGGTGAATGTTCTACACAAGTAATAACTGCAGAGCCACAATGTGCGCCCTTATTAACAAAGCATTAGAGGCATTATTCATCTACAAGGGGTAAACAGTATGGAGTATGAACAGGAGGTGCACAACTTGCGACATGGCTTTTACTCGATAACATACCTAGAATAGTTACACTTTCCTTTTCACATTATCTATACTAAAAATCTTCCATCTGTATGCACTTCCTGGGTATAAAATCTTACTTCCTATTGTGTTTTCATCACACCTTTGTGCCAACTTTTCCCATTAAAAATTCctacgtccacatttataatggaaactgcctatgtaaacttgtcacactccTGTCAGTAATTGCactgtagcacctcagttttgcatctcccaactCCTCAGCCTGTGCTACAGAGAAATATCTtactaaaaatcttacatctgcacaccCTGGGCACGTTAACTCCCATCCTCTCAACCCTGCTTCACCGGAAACTTTACTTGGTCCACACCATGGGGCATCAACTAGCTTCCAAAGATCAGAACTACAAATGAAAAGTTCTCAAAGATCTTTAATTATACAAAAAACAAAACCACTAATAGGTGAAGACCTTGCCTAGGTGGAATTTTTGCACAGGTGTCAATTAGGGATTTTTCTTCTTGAAGCAGCTTTTTCTATAATGCCTCCAGCTTAAATGCATCCTTCTAACACCATGCAGACATAAAAACAAGTATACAATTTTCCATTAAAGTTAAGAATTTTGAATAGTTCCCCCAACACCTTTCACCCCACTGCTTTAACCCTATAAAACAGCACCCTTTCACTAGGAACATTAAGTGCTGCCTAGTTTGTATCAATGGCCCTGGCTCCTTATTTAAAGTTAATTtgattaaaaatataaaaaaggaaGAATTAGACTTAAAAGATTTAGGCAGACTTTTCATGCTAAGTGCTATTACAATATGGAAACCAAGTCAATCACAACATTTAAGAGAATTAAAGACCTGAAGAAAAATATTGAAGTGCAAGGAAATGGGATTGGAGTTGATAGCTCCAATGTGGAGCAGGCACTGACAAAAACGACgggcgaatggcctacttctgtgctgaaatttctacgGTTAAAAAGGGACAGTCACCTGATGGGTTAATCTCTCAGAAGTCTATTTGCATTTtaataaaagggaagacaattatccTTTGAGCACTTCAGTTGCAGCAGGACAAAACTTACTCAGGACGTGACATTTATTTTATGTTATGCTTTTCCTTTGAAATTTCAAACCATCAGTGGTCCAAGAACACTGATGGTTT
The window above is part of the Heptranchias perlo isolate sHepPer1 chromosome 19, sHepPer1.hap1, whole genome shotgun sequence genome. Proteins encoded here:
- the LOC137335074 gene encoding RNA-binding protein 12-like, with amino-acid sequence MAVVIRLQGLPIVAGTMDIRHFFSGLTIPDGGVHIVGGELGEAFIVFSTDEDARLGMMRGGGTIKGSKVSLLLSSKTEMQNMIELSRRRFETGNVDMPPVGSSRPGPPSNTGMSGRGNLPTTMPNLNTPAMVTTASSLHEGMGNKNVPTFSAASMGSTPSSLNPTFSSPGFSMGSTMASTMPPLNTINSVPPLPPLPPLPTMPSLPPMPSIPPIGILPTLPPVPPLPPIAPLAPIPPMPPIPPMPSLPPMPMNAGSTLPLGSSGPSGMNGSGSALGMSSSISSMYMGPMGSLNPMHPMNSHSSMNKGPPPINLDDLYVHVYGMPYSAMESDVRDFFHGLRVDAVHMMKDHLGRNNRDAMVKFFGPSDTFEALKRHGKMMMGQRFANVFPATERQWMNTMAGFNAPKSMGPPPTIGHYGQNLPPFHTPRSESPSRRERSRSRSPHEKEFCVYLKGLPYEAENKHIMEFFSKLELIEDSIYIAYGPNGRATGEGFVEFKTATDYQAALCRHKQYMGSRFIQVHPITKKAMLEKLEIIQKRTHNFVQNEQKREITVKTEEASVSPKLCGHIWNIPYNVTKSDVFQFLEGIGLAENGVQILVDCNGQGLGQALVQFLTEEEAQKAERLHRKKLNGRNAFLQLVTLEQKQDMESNPPFQAKGQKNPNQGSLDPPFLPCVGGDSISFPGGSSGNLNGPVPPFNPVSSFGGSSNMFGPGPGPGSGVSGSIGDGPLGGPVFGGSSVGSFPGPGVEPNFGGGPLNTNSPTVVKVQNLPFKVSVDEILDFFYGYRVIPDSVCLQFNEQGMPTGEAMVAFESCDEAMSAVVDLSDRPMGSRKVKLVLG